A segment of the Centropristis striata isolate RG_2023a ecotype Rhode Island chromosome 15, C.striata_1.0, whole genome shotgun sequence genome:
aagaataaatattttgttgtgattgtttgaagtttttgtatttatttatttgtatttatttttaatgttatgaaagtctatataaataattataattaataataataaaaagggaaaacatGTGAAAAGTCACCACGTTAATAAACACACATATCTTAATATGTCAAAtaacaaaactttattttacaggAAAAATAATTTCTTCCATTTCTCAGCAGGCCTGAGTTATCCAggatgctaagctaagctaagctaggctaGGCTAATCAGAGCTGGCTGTTCAGTTGCAGTAGTTCTGCAGGTCGAAGATGCTGCAGGGTTGGTGGCAGCACTGCCTAACAAGGCCAGGTGGCCCGTTCACCCTGTCCTCGCCCGTCGCTGAGTCCACGTCTCTCTTGGGGTGGTAGACGAAGCCTCTCTCCCCACAGACCAGGTACAGGGCGTCCACCAGGTGAGAGCCGCACAGCGTCTGCTGCTGCGGCGGCGGCGGGGCGGCCTCGCTGCCCGGCCACGACACGACCAGTAAGaccagcagagagacagactgaaGCCACATGATGGAGCTGGGCCCGACATAAAACACCAAACAGAGTTTTTATTATAGAAGAGTCACTtcagaaaaattattttttacttctgaTGTGcgcataaaaaaatgttttgtctggtTTCATTAGAAGCCAGAAAGAAAATTGTTCAAACCTCAAACATGGTTTAATCAAACTATGAATTGCcatatttttacctttttttgtcGTTGTTTTTCGTTTCGGACTAAACTGTATGACGGCGTTtcagggccaagtatgaaaaacataaataaatacggacccaggggaggagGGTAATAtatagagaaaaaagtggcagatttatttctgctacttttttctcttttttttatcactttttttgttaaatctgcaacttatttcttgtagatttgccacttttttcctcatagatttgccacttttctcataaatctgctacttatttctcatagatttgccacttttaatctcataaaaatgcaatttttctgtcatagatttgctactttttttctttttttctcaaaatattaatcCCCTTTTCCTGTGTCTAAAAAATACTTGTAAGAAAAACTGTGCAAGGCTCATTTTTACCAACTATCTTAAATCACTGGACTCTGAAAATCACACTGCATTATTTTGAAACAAATGCAGGCTCACATACTTATTATTGCATTTAATATTTTAGGACGGTCCTCTCTGCACCAGATGAGAATATGCATTTACACGCAGACGACACAATCGTTTCCATGGAGACTCTCTCTGAATCAAACCATCGAGTTGTTGAAGGACACTAAAAAAGTTTTTAGgtccaaaaaaatgaccaatctCACTCTGGAGCCGATAATCCcagtaatttataatttatagaaaaacattcagacaaactggggttaaaaaaaacaacaactttccaTCTAAGGCCAGAAAGGAAATTGTGCAAAGCTCATTTTTATATGTCGTGATGCAATTACCattaaacttaattttttttttaaatgttgctttaaCTTGCTAAGAAGCTGACAGGAGTTTAGAAAACTGCTTCCGGGAGACAGAGGAGCAGAACGACTCACCCGCAGAGGAGGAGATTCtgtgatgaagaagaagaggaggaagaggaggtgcagcagtTGGTGTGTCAGCAGAAGAAATCAAACTGATTTTAATTTTCCTCAGAGTGTGTTGAAACTGTTGGTGCTCTCTGTGAACCTGCGGTGGTTGACCTGAATAGACAATTCAATATTTACTCAGTCTCAGGACACACTGTCTGTTTGAACACAAAGAGACCCCAAACATTAacgatatattttaaaattgattGAGAATAAATTAAGACGTTTAAAGGGTCAcgtattgtaatttttttatttttttttaatattttttgttggttttgttgtTGCTTCTTTCTCTTTTGCACGCCACGTTTCTGTTTGGGCTTGCTAAACATGATGATGCCGCCATTTCTCCTCAACTTTCATCCACTTttcaaggagaaaaaaacaactcacgTCACGTCATCGTGACTCATTATGACTGACAGGTATCAAGGTGATTGGACATATGAGCATTTCCTCCTCCCGTACCAGCCACTCGGCATTATCTCCTGACTCGCCCCGAGCtgttacattcacaaaaccaGGCCTGTGGCAATTCTGgacagctgctttttttttttcttccttcatgGGCCCCTAAGCATAATGCCCACCTCCAACCACTCCCAACTCCCTGTACTCTCAGTGCCTAAAGTGTTTACTCTGTTCAGTGACTCCAGCTCCAGAAATGTGGAAGGTTAGAGTGAGAGaagaaattataataataaaaagagaaaaatagttgttgttttttaaagtcaacacattaataaacacacatatCTTAATATGTCAATTcacaaaactttattttctaGGAAAAATAATTTCATCCATTTctcaacatttgttttttcagagAGACGACTTCTGATGCGGGGTGGTGGGGTGGGGGGTCAGGGTTGGGGGGATCAGGGTCGGGAGGGTCAGGCTAAATTAGCCAggaagctaagctaagctaagctaggctaatcaGAGCCGGCTGCTCAGTTGCAGTAGTTCTGCAGGTCAAAGATGTTGCAGGGTCGGTGGCAGCACAGCTCCACGATGCCTCGCCGCTTCACCATCATCTCCATCTGGTCCTTGAAGGCGAACTCGGCCACTTCGTTCTCGCCGCCCGCCGCCGCTGCTCcacccgccgccgccgccgctccGCCTGCCTTCGGAGGGAGGAAACCTGGAGACAGACGGGTGAGTTAAAAGGGTTAATGTCAGTTGATTTACATCAAGAGATAAAGTCACTTTTCCTTTTCTAAATgtttaaaagagacaaaagagacagagtcaggggcTAGGAGACAAaaccagagactaggagacaaaactagagactaggagacagagtcacaGACTAGGGGACATAGTAAGAGACTAGGAGACATTCAAgtactaggagacaaagtcacaGACTAGGGGACAAAACCAGAGACTAGGGGACAATGTCACAGACTAGGAGatagagtcagggactaggataCAGATTCACAGACTTGGTGGTGAccttataataattaaaattactaacaaaacCCTCTGTTTTAAAATCATACGTGAAAATCAATCACGAAAAGCCAAAATGtttcaattaataaaaaacagcattaaaatagacaaaaaaatattttatcctgtaaaaaaaataatttttaaatgtgaaaaaactgtGTTAGCTGCAGacggagaataaataaatgagagagaaataaagaccCGGTCCTGTCTCACCCATCAGAGAGTCCACGTCTCTCTTGGGGTTGTAGAAGAAGCCTCTCTCCCCACAGACCAGGTACAGGGCGTCCACCAGGTGAGAGCCGCACAGGTGCTGAGGCTGAGCCACGGCCTGGCAGCCCGGCCACGACACGACCAGTAAGaccagcagagagacagactggagCCACAGAGCCGCCATGATAGAGCTGAGCCCGAAAAAGCACCAAACACGAGTTTTCGTTATAGAAGAGTCCCTTCAGAAAAACACGTTTTCCTTCTAATGTGTGTAGACAAAACTTTTTTGTGTCTAGTTTCCATTAGAGGAACCTCATATTTATCTGTATCTATTTTAGCCCAGGTTTCATTTactatttttataaatgatttaggtCATGGAATATACATTTTTACGCAGACGACACAGTCATCTACATGGAGACTGTCTGGCTCTC
Coding sequences within it:
- the LOC131986363 gene encoding insulin-2-like gives rise to the protein MWLQSVSLLVLLVVSWPGSEAAPPPPQQQTLCGSHLVDALYLVCGERGFVYHPKRDVDSATGEDRVNGPPGLVRQCCHQPCSIFDLQNYCN
- the LOC131986362 gene encoding insulin → MAALWLQSVSLLVLLVVSWPGCQAVAQPQHLCGSHLVDALYLVCGERGFFYNPKRDVDSLMGFLPPKAGGAAAAAGGAAAAGGENEVAEFAFKDQMEMMVKRRGIVELCCHRPCNIFDLQNYCN